In one Desulfobacterales bacterium genomic region, the following are encoded:
- the msbA gene encoding lipid A export permease/ATP-binding protein MsbA, protein MLIRKIKSRHRILIRMVSHSWSKLVMAMVCMIIVAGSTSATAFLVKPVLDDIFFKKNLTMLKLVPFVIAIMYVIRGAGMYGQEYFMSYVGEDIIRKLRNNLYSRIQDLSLAFFYKEKTGVLMSRITNDVNIIKQMVATAVTSSLRDIFTIIGLTGVIFYRDWKMALCAIVVLPVAFYPVYVFGRRVRRVSTGCQESMANLSSFLHETFAGNKIVKAFGMEDYEKQRFYDRTSNLFQLEMKAVVAKSISSPIMECLGGIGISFIIWYGGYKVINGTSTAGTFFSFMTAVLLLYDPVKKLSHLNNSVQQGLAATDRVFDIIEKESDIKESETPVIITRGPHRVTYRDVSFQYDGTDDSMVLKGLNLDVKPGEIIALVGTSGGGKTSLVNLLPRFYDVSGGGIFIDGIDIRNASIASLRDQIAMVTQEPILFNDSVGSNIAYGNPDATAAQIEKAAKAAYAYDFIQHLPQKFDTSIGELGSRLSGGEKQRICIARALLKDAPVLILDEATSALDAESEMLVQKALENLMKGRTTFVIAHRLATIGYANRIIVIVDGRIVEEGSHDQLLALRGEYHKLHQMQFCNGQ, encoded by the coding sequence ATGCTGATACGAAAAATTAAGAGTCGCCACAGAATATTGATCAGAATGGTAAGCCACAGCTGGTCCAAACTCGTTATGGCCATGGTATGCATGATCATCGTGGCCGGGTCAACATCGGCAACGGCATTTCTGGTCAAGCCGGTCCTGGATGATATCTTTTTTAAAAAGAATTTGACCATGCTCAAGCTTGTTCCGTTTGTGATTGCCATTATGTATGTGATCCGCGGGGCGGGTATGTACGGGCAGGAATATTTTATGAGTTATGTGGGTGAGGATATCATCCGGAAATTGAGAAATAATCTTTACAGCCGCATCCAGGACCTGTCGCTGGCGTTTTTTTATAAGGAGAAAACCGGTGTTCTCATGTCCCGTATCACCAACGATGTCAATATCATCAAGCAGATGGTCGCCACGGCCGTTACCAGCTCTCTCAGAGATATATTTACCATTATCGGGTTGACGGGCGTTATTTTTTACAGGGATTGGAAAATGGCCCTGTGCGCTATCGTGGTTTTACCCGTCGCATTTTACCCGGTATACGTGTTTGGACGGCGGGTCCGCCGGGTGAGCACCGGATGCCAGGAATCCATGGCGAACCTGAGTTCTTTTTTGCATGAGACATTTGCCGGAAATAAGATCGTCAAGGCGTTTGGAATGGAGGATTATGAAAAACAGCGCTTTTATGACAGAACGTCAAATCTGTTTCAGCTTGAGATGAAAGCGGTTGTCGCCAAATCGATTTCATCTCCCATCATGGAGTGCCTTGGCGGAATCGGGATTTCGTTTATCATCTGGTACGGGGGATATAAGGTCATCAACGGCACATCCACCGCAGGAACTTTTTTTTCATTTATGACCGCGGTGCTGCTGCTCTATGATCCGGTAAAAAAGCTGAGCCATCTGAACAATTCGGTCCAGCAGGGCCTTGCCGCTACAGACCGGGTGTTTGATATTATTGAGAAAGAATCCGATATCAAGGAGTCTGAAACTCCGGTGATAATCACCCGCGGCCCGCATCGGGTCACTTACAGGGACGTATCGTTCCAATACGATGGGACTGACGATTCCATGGTGTTAAAGGGGCTGAATCTCGATGTGAAGCCCGGCGAAATCATCGCTCTGGTCGGTACGAGCGGCGGCGGGAAGACCTCTCTGGTCAATCTGCTTCCCCGATTTTATGATGTTTCGGGGGGCGGGATTTTTATCGATGGGATCGATATCCGGAACGCTTCCATTGCGTCCCTCCGGGACCAGATCGCCATGGTGACACAGGAGCCCATTTTGTTTAACGACTCGGTCGGCAGCAACATCGCCTACGGAAATCCGGATGCAACTGCCGCTCAGATCGAAAAGGCGGCAAAAGCCGCCTATGCCTACGATTTCATACAACATCTGCCTCAGAAATTTGATACCAGTATCGGAGAGCTGGGCAGCCGGCTCTCGGGAGGGGAAAAACAACGGATCTGTATTGCCCGGGCGCTGCTGAAAGATGCTCCTGTGTTGATCCTGGATGAAGCGACTTCCGCCCTGGACGCCGAATCCGAAATGCTGGTTCAAAAGGCCCTGGAAAATCTGATGAAGGGCCGGACCACCTTTGTCATTGCTCACCGGCTGGCCACCATCGGTTATGCGAACCGGATCATCGTGATCGTAGACGGACGGATCGTGGAAGAAGGCAGCCATGACCAGTTGCTGGCGCTGCGGGGGGAATACCACAAGCTTCACCAGATGCAGTTCTGCAACGGACAGTAA